The following are encoded together in the Odocoileus virginianus isolate 20LAN1187 ecotype Illinois chromosome 28, Ovbor_1.2, whole genome shotgun sequence genome:
- the TMEM132A gene encoding transmembrane protein 132A isoform X1, with the protein MCAWMAGRAAAAPRGPCGPWLCLLVAFALDIVRVDCDQDPLDPVYLPAALGLLDAPEHFRVQQVGRYPPANSSLGSRSETFLLLQPWPRAQPLLRASYPPFATQQVVPPRVTDPHQRPVPWDVRAVSVEAAVTPAEPHGRVLFHLRGQDWPPGPGSLPCARLHATHPAGTAHRACRFQPSLGACVVELEFPSHWFSQGSATRAELAYTLEPAAEGPGGCESGGEEDPGEQALPVGSVELRPADPPQHQEVPLDEAVTLRVPDVPVRPGQLFSATLLLRHNFTAGVLTLRIKVKKGLHVMAARLAQPTLWTAKLDRFKGSKHHTTLITCHRVGPVEPNSSSPLELSEFLWVDFLVENGTSGGVAVTRPVTWQLEYPGQAPEAEKDKMVWEILVSERDIRALVPLAKAEELVNTAPLTGEPRRVPVRLVTVDSGGALVEVTEHIGCESANTQVLQVSEACDAVFVSGKESRGARGVRVDFWWRRLRASLRMTVWAPLLPLRIEVTDTTLEQVRGWRVPGPAEGALEPEAAGVEEAERRARGCRLQYQRAGVRFLVPFAAHPLDGGRRLTHLLGPDWLLDVSHLVAPHARVQDPRVASLEGGRVLVGREPGVTSIEVRSPLSDSILGEQALAVTDDKVSVLELRVQPVMGISLALSRGTAHPGEVTATCWAQSALPAPKQEVAFSLWLSFSDHTLAPAELYDHHDLGLSVSAEEPGAVLPAEEQGAHLRVVVSGAGAEGLPLHVALHPPEPCRRGRHRVPLASGTAWLGRPPAPTPAPALPSSPAQSSSPAPEASVGGGRRAAGSMGGSGDVRGKFEQTEEEAGKEEAEAREEEEGEEEMVPAPQRVTELELGMYALLGIFCLAILIFLVNGVVFVLRYQRKEPPDGAADPASPQPHNWVWLGTDQEELSRQLDRQSPGPPKGEGGCPCESGGGGEALTLAQAQAPAGGTTSSSGTLARKEAGGRRKRVEFVTFAPAPPAQLPEEPVGPPAVQSILVAGEEDIRWVCEDMGLKDPEELRSYMERIRGSS; encoded by the exons TGGACTGTGACCAGGACCCCCTGGACCCCGTCTACCTGCCGGCGGCCCTGGGACTCCTGGATGCCCCTGAGCACTTCCGTGTGCAGCAGGTGGGCCGCTACCCCCCTGCTAACTCCTCTCTGGGCTCCCGATCTGAGACCTTTCTGCTCCTGCAGCCCTGGCCCAGGGCCCAGCCACTTCTCCGGGCCTCCTACCCACCCTTCGCCACTCAGCAG GTCGTCCCTCCTCGGGTCACTGACCCACACCAACGTCCAGTCCCATGGGACGTGAGGGCTGTATCAGTGGAAGCGGCCGTGACCCCAGCAGAGCCCCACGGCCGTGTCCTCTTCCACCTCAGAGGGCAGGATTggcccccagggcctggcagccTGCCCTGCGCCCGGCTCCATGCCACACACCCTGCAGGCACTGCTCACCGAGCCTGCCGCTTCCAG CCATCCCTGGGCGCCTGTGTGGTGGAGCTGGAGTTCCCGTCGCACTGGTTCTCCCAGGGCTCCGCCACCCGGGCAGAGCTGGCCTACACGCTGGAGCCAGCAGCTGAAGGTCCTGGGGGCTGTGAGTCCGGTGGGGAGGAAGACCCCGGGGAGCAGGCCCTCCCAGTGGGCAGTGTGGAGCTGCGCCCAGCGGACCCCCCACAGCACCAAGAGGTGCCCCTGGATGAGGCAGTGACTCTGCGGGTGCCTGACGTGCCTGTGCGGCCCGGCCAGCTGTTCAGCGCCACCCTCCTGCTTCGGCACAACTTCACGGCTGGTGTCCTGACCCTGCG gatCAAGGTAAAGAAGGGGCTGCATGTGATGGCTGCCCGCCTAGCCCAGCCCACCCTCTGGACTGCCAAGCTGGACCGCTTCAAGGGCTCCAAGCACCACACCACTCTCATAACCTGCCATCGAGTCGGGCCAGTGGAGCCAAACTCCAG CAGCCCCCTTGAACTGTCCGAGTTCCTGTGGGTGGACTTTTTGGTGGAGAATGGCACCAGTGGGGGCGTGGCAGTCACTCGCCCTGTCACCTGGCAGCTGGAGTACCCAGGCCAGGCCCCCGAAGCAGAGAAGGACAAAATGGTGTGGGAGATCCTGGTGTCGGAGCGGGACATAAGAGCCCTCGTCCCACTGGCCAAG GCTGAGGAGCTCGTGAACACGGCGCCGTTGACTGGAGAGCCGCGGCGCGTCCCTGTGCGCCTTGTCACCGTGGACAGTGGCGGAGCTCTGGTGGAGGTGACAGAACACATCGGCTGCGAGTCGGCCAACACACAGGTCCTGCAG GTGTCCGAGGCCTGTGACGCTGTGTTTGTGTCCGGCAAGGAGAGCCGGGGCGCTCGGGGGGTGCGGGTGGATTTCTGGTGGCGCCGGCTGCGGGCCTCGCTGCGGATGACCGTGTGGGCCCCACTGCTGCCCCTGCGCATCGAAGTGACTGACACCACCCTCGAGCAGGTCCGAGGCTGGAGGGTACCTGGCCCAGCGGAAGG AGCGCTGGAGCCGGAGGCCGCGGGGGTCGAGGAGGCAGAGCGGCGAGCCCGCGGCTGCCGCCTGCAGTACCAGCGCGCCGGCGTGCGCTTCCTTGTCCCCTTCGCTGCCCATCCGCTGGACGGCGGCCGCCGCCTCACCCATCTGCTCGGCCCGGACTGGCTGCTGGACGTGTCCCACCTCGTGGCGCCGCACGCCCGTGTGCAAGACCCACGCGTAGCCTCGCTGGAAGGAGGCCGGGTCCTGGTGGGCCGGGAGCCCGGTGTCACCTCCATCGAG GTGCGCTCCCCACTGTCTGACTCCATCCTCGGGGAGCAGGCGCTGGCTGTGACAGATGACAAGGTCTCCGTGCTGGAGCTGCGGGTGCAGCCGGTGATGGGCATCTCACTGGCCCTAAGCCGGGGCACTGCCCACCCCGGGGAGGTCACAGCCACGTGCTGGGCGCAGTCCGCCCTTCCCGCCCCAAAGCAG GAGGTGGCCTTCTCCCTGTGGCTGTCCTTCTCTGACCACACCCTGGCCCCCGCCGAGCTCTACGACCACCATGACCTGGGACTGTCCGTCTCGGCCGAGGAGCCCGGTGCCGTGCTGCCAGCTGAGGAGCAGGGTGCCCATCTCCGGGTGGTGGTGAGTGGGGCGGGTGCCGAGGGGCTGCCCCTGCACGTGGCTCTGCACCCCCCGGAGCCCTGCCGCCGCGGCCGCCACCGTGTGCCCCTGGCCTCCGGCACTGCCTGGCTAGGGCGGCCCCCTGCTCCCACCCCGGCCCCTGCCCTCCCATCCAGCCCAGCTCAGAGCTCGTCGCCAGCTCCAGAGGCCAGCGTGGGTGGAGGACGGCGGGCAGCAGGCAGCATGGGGGGCAGTGGGGATGTGAGGGGCAAGTTCGAGCAGACAGAGGAGGAGGCcgggaaggaggaggcagaagcgagggaggaggaggagggagaggaggagatggttccCGCCCCTCAGCGGGTCACCGAGCTAGAGCTGGGCATGTATGCCCTGCTGGGCATCTTCTGTCTGGCCATCCTCATCTTCCTGGTCAATGGCGTGGTCTTCGTGCTGCGCTACCAGCGCAAGGAGCCTCCCGACGGTGCTGCTGACCctgcctccccccagccccacaaCTGGGTCTGGCTGGGCACCGACCAGGAGGAACTGAGTCGCCAGCTGGACCGGCAGTCCCCTGGCCCGCccaagggggaggggggctgcccTTGCgagagtgggggaggaggggaggccctgaccctggcccaggcccaggcccctgCTGGGGGCACCACCAGCTCCTCGGGCACCCTGGCCAGGAAGGAAGCCGGGGGGCGGAGGAAGCGTGTGGAGTTTGTGACGTTTGCGCCAGCGCCCCCGGCCCAGCTGCCCGAGGAGCCGGTGGGGCCTCCGGCCGTGCAGTCCATCCTGGTGGCGGGCGAGGAGGACATCCGCTGGGTGTGTGAGGACATGGGGCTGAAGGACCCCGAGGAGCTGCGCAGCTACATGGAGCGGATCCGGGGCAGCTCCTGA
- the TMEM132A gene encoding transmembrane protein 132A isoform X2 codes for MCAWMAGRAAAAPRGPCGPWLCLLVAFALDIVRVDCDQDPLDPVYLPAALGLLDAPEHFRVQQVGRYPPANSSLGSRSETFLLLQPWPRAQPLLRASYPPFATQQVVPPRVTDPHQRPVPWDVRAVSVEAAVTPAEPHGRVLFHLRGQDWPPGPGSLPCARLHATHPAGTAHRACRFQPSLGACVVELEFPSHWFSQGSATRAELAYTLEPAAEGPGGCESGGEEDPGEQALPVGSVELRPADPPQHQEVPLDEAVTLRVPDVPVRPGQLFSATLLLRHNFTAGVLTLRIKVKKGLHVMAARLAQPTLWTAKLDRFKGSKHHTTLITCHRVGPVEPNSSPLELSEFLWVDFLVENGTSGGVAVTRPVTWQLEYPGQAPEAEKDKMVWEILVSERDIRALVPLAKAEELVNTAPLTGEPRRVPVRLVTVDSGGALVEVTEHIGCESANTQVLQVSEACDAVFVSGKESRGARGVRVDFWWRRLRASLRMTVWAPLLPLRIEVTDTTLEQVRGWRVPGPAEGALEPEAAGVEEAERRARGCRLQYQRAGVRFLVPFAAHPLDGGRRLTHLLGPDWLLDVSHLVAPHARVQDPRVASLEGGRVLVGREPGVTSIEVRSPLSDSILGEQALAVTDDKVSVLELRVQPVMGISLALSRGTAHPGEVTATCWAQSALPAPKQEVAFSLWLSFSDHTLAPAELYDHHDLGLSVSAEEPGAVLPAEEQGAHLRVVVSGAGAEGLPLHVALHPPEPCRRGRHRVPLASGTAWLGRPPAPTPAPALPSSPAQSSSPAPEASVGGGRRAAGSMGGSGDVRGKFEQTEEEAGKEEAEAREEEEGEEEMVPAPQRVTELELGMYALLGIFCLAILIFLVNGVVFVLRYQRKEPPDGAADPASPQPHNWVWLGTDQEELSRQLDRQSPGPPKGEGGCPCESGGGGEALTLAQAQAPAGGTTSSSGTLARKEAGGRRKRVEFVTFAPAPPAQLPEEPVGPPAVQSILVAGEEDIRWVCEDMGLKDPEELRSYMERIRGSS; via the exons TGGACTGTGACCAGGACCCCCTGGACCCCGTCTACCTGCCGGCGGCCCTGGGACTCCTGGATGCCCCTGAGCACTTCCGTGTGCAGCAGGTGGGCCGCTACCCCCCTGCTAACTCCTCTCTGGGCTCCCGATCTGAGACCTTTCTGCTCCTGCAGCCCTGGCCCAGGGCCCAGCCACTTCTCCGGGCCTCCTACCCACCCTTCGCCACTCAGCAG GTCGTCCCTCCTCGGGTCACTGACCCACACCAACGTCCAGTCCCATGGGACGTGAGGGCTGTATCAGTGGAAGCGGCCGTGACCCCAGCAGAGCCCCACGGCCGTGTCCTCTTCCACCTCAGAGGGCAGGATTggcccccagggcctggcagccTGCCCTGCGCCCGGCTCCATGCCACACACCCTGCAGGCACTGCTCACCGAGCCTGCCGCTTCCAG CCATCCCTGGGCGCCTGTGTGGTGGAGCTGGAGTTCCCGTCGCACTGGTTCTCCCAGGGCTCCGCCACCCGGGCAGAGCTGGCCTACACGCTGGAGCCAGCAGCTGAAGGTCCTGGGGGCTGTGAGTCCGGTGGGGAGGAAGACCCCGGGGAGCAGGCCCTCCCAGTGGGCAGTGTGGAGCTGCGCCCAGCGGACCCCCCACAGCACCAAGAGGTGCCCCTGGATGAGGCAGTGACTCTGCGGGTGCCTGACGTGCCTGTGCGGCCCGGCCAGCTGTTCAGCGCCACCCTCCTGCTTCGGCACAACTTCACGGCTGGTGTCCTGACCCTGCG gatCAAGGTAAAGAAGGGGCTGCATGTGATGGCTGCCCGCCTAGCCCAGCCCACCCTCTGGACTGCCAAGCTGGACCGCTTCAAGGGCTCCAAGCACCACACCACTCTCATAACCTGCCATCGAGTCGGGCCAGTGGAGCCAAACTCCAG CCCCCTTGAACTGTCCGAGTTCCTGTGGGTGGACTTTTTGGTGGAGAATGGCACCAGTGGGGGCGTGGCAGTCACTCGCCCTGTCACCTGGCAGCTGGAGTACCCAGGCCAGGCCCCCGAAGCAGAGAAGGACAAAATGGTGTGGGAGATCCTGGTGTCGGAGCGGGACATAAGAGCCCTCGTCCCACTGGCCAAG GCTGAGGAGCTCGTGAACACGGCGCCGTTGACTGGAGAGCCGCGGCGCGTCCCTGTGCGCCTTGTCACCGTGGACAGTGGCGGAGCTCTGGTGGAGGTGACAGAACACATCGGCTGCGAGTCGGCCAACACACAGGTCCTGCAG GTGTCCGAGGCCTGTGACGCTGTGTTTGTGTCCGGCAAGGAGAGCCGGGGCGCTCGGGGGGTGCGGGTGGATTTCTGGTGGCGCCGGCTGCGGGCCTCGCTGCGGATGACCGTGTGGGCCCCACTGCTGCCCCTGCGCATCGAAGTGACTGACACCACCCTCGAGCAGGTCCGAGGCTGGAGGGTACCTGGCCCAGCGGAAGG AGCGCTGGAGCCGGAGGCCGCGGGGGTCGAGGAGGCAGAGCGGCGAGCCCGCGGCTGCCGCCTGCAGTACCAGCGCGCCGGCGTGCGCTTCCTTGTCCCCTTCGCTGCCCATCCGCTGGACGGCGGCCGCCGCCTCACCCATCTGCTCGGCCCGGACTGGCTGCTGGACGTGTCCCACCTCGTGGCGCCGCACGCCCGTGTGCAAGACCCACGCGTAGCCTCGCTGGAAGGAGGCCGGGTCCTGGTGGGCCGGGAGCCCGGTGTCACCTCCATCGAG GTGCGCTCCCCACTGTCTGACTCCATCCTCGGGGAGCAGGCGCTGGCTGTGACAGATGACAAGGTCTCCGTGCTGGAGCTGCGGGTGCAGCCGGTGATGGGCATCTCACTGGCCCTAAGCCGGGGCACTGCCCACCCCGGGGAGGTCACAGCCACGTGCTGGGCGCAGTCCGCCCTTCCCGCCCCAAAGCAG GAGGTGGCCTTCTCCCTGTGGCTGTCCTTCTCTGACCACACCCTGGCCCCCGCCGAGCTCTACGACCACCATGACCTGGGACTGTCCGTCTCGGCCGAGGAGCCCGGTGCCGTGCTGCCAGCTGAGGAGCAGGGTGCCCATCTCCGGGTGGTGGTGAGTGGGGCGGGTGCCGAGGGGCTGCCCCTGCACGTGGCTCTGCACCCCCCGGAGCCCTGCCGCCGCGGCCGCCACCGTGTGCCCCTGGCCTCCGGCACTGCCTGGCTAGGGCGGCCCCCTGCTCCCACCCCGGCCCCTGCCCTCCCATCCAGCCCAGCTCAGAGCTCGTCGCCAGCTCCAGAGGCCAGCGTGGGTGGAGGACGGCGGGCAGCAGGCAGCATGGGGGGCAGTGGGGATGTGAGGGGCAAGTTCGAGCAGACAGAGGAGGAGGCcgggaaggaggaggcagaagcgagggaggaggaggagggagaggaggagatggttccCGCCCCTCAGCGGGTCACCGAGCTAGAGCTGGGCATGTATGCCCTGCTGGGCATCTTCTGTCTGGCCATCCTCATCTTCCTGGTCAATGGCGTGGTCTTCGTGCTGCGCTACCAGCGCAAGGAGCCTCCCGACGGTGCTGCTGACCctgcctccccccagccccacaaCTGGGTCTGGCTGGGCACCGACCAGGAGGAACTGAGTCGCCAGCTGGACCGGCAGTCCCCTGGCCCGCccaagggggaggggggctgcccTTGCgagagtgggggaggaggggaggccctgaccctggcccaggcccaggcccctgCTGGGGGCACCACCAGCTCCTCGGGCACCCTGGCCAGGAAGGAAGCCGGGGGGCGGAGGAAGCGTGTGGAGTTTGTGACGTTTGCGCCAGCGCCCCCGGCCCAGCTGCCCGAGGAGCCGGTGGGGCCTCCGGCCGTGCAGTCCATCCTGGTGGCGGGCGAGGAGGACATCCGCTGGGTGTGTGAGGACATGGGGCTGAAGGACCCCGAGGAGCTGCGCAGCTACATGGAGCGGATCCGGGGCAGCTCCTGA